One genomic window of Arachis stenosperma cultivar V10309 chromosome 10, arast.V10309.gnm1.PFL2, whole genome shotgun sequence includes the following:
- the LOC130954602 gene encoding LRR receptor-like serine/threonine-protein kinase RPK2, which produces MFSSSSSFRSSSVIKWSTFTSQFHFMFLLFLLLFSFHKNDAVSPSSDKSLLLKLKDSISDPSGMLSTWIPTAGNDSDHCSWRGVLCDLASPPRVVAINLTGNGRSSRSFCSDFAQFPLYGFGIRRSCNGSGGSLFGKLPPVIGELSELRILSLPFNGIDGEIPGEIWGLRNLEVLDLEGNLVTGHLPLRFEGLKKLRVLNLGFNRIIGEIPSSIVSLDSLEVLNLAANGLNGSVPGFLGRLRGAYLSFNELVGVIPEEIGDNCGSLEHLDLSGNFLVQGIPVNLGNCTGLKTLLLYSNLLVDAIPSEIGKLKSLQVLDVSRNTLSGPVPRELGNCSELSVLVLSNLFDPTGGAVRDSWDDSSAGQPVSVNDEFNYFEGALPAEVALLPKLRLLWAPMVNLENDFPRNWGSCDRLEVVNLAQNYFTGEFPNQLMSCKKLHFLDLSSNNFTGELSAELGVPCMTVFDVSGNILSGPIPEFVGDICPPVPSYNGNLFEYDDLSLPYALFFMSNVRDRTSILPSLGGFGLSVFHNFGVNNLSGIRSLPIATDRLGKETVYTFNVGENKISGPLPSNLFDKCDGVDSLLLNVSYNNLSGKIPSNVGAICKSLKFLDASGNHISGAIPAGFGDVVSLVALNLSRNQLQGQIPSSLGQLKDLRFLSLARNNLSGSIPSILGQLHYLEVLDLSSNSLTGEIPEAIVNMRNLTDVLLNNNKLSGHIPPGLASLRTLSAFNVSFNNLSGSLPSHSSLIKCSSAVGNPLIRSCRGFSLSVQSPDQQGQATDNSESAAPEQASSSKSGFNSIEIASITSASAIVSVLVALVILFLYTRKWKPMSRVAGSTRKEVIVFTDIGVPLTYEDVVRATGNFNTSNCIGNGGFGTTYKAEISPGTLVAVKRLAIGRFQGAQQFHAEIKTLARLHHPNLVTLIGYHACETEMFLIYNYLPGGNLEKFIQERSTRAVDWRILHKIALDIARALAYLHDQCVPRVLHRDVKPSNILLDDDFNAYLSDFGLARLLGTSETHATTGVAGTFGYVAPEYAMTCRVSDKADVYSYGVVLLELLSDKKALDPSFSSYGNGFNIVAWACMLLRQGRAKEFFTAGLWDAGPGDDLVEVLHLAVVCTVDSLSTRPTMKQVVRRLKQLQPPSC; this is translated from the coding sequence atgttttcttcttcttcttcttttcgtTCCAGTTCAGTGATCAAATGGAGCACCTTCACTTCTCAGTTCCACTTTATGTTCCTCCTTTTCCTCCTCCTATTTTCGTTTCAcaaaaacgacgccgtttcaCCCTCTTCCGACAAATCCCTACTTCTCAAGCTCAAAGACTCTATCTCCGACCCCTCCGGCATGCTCTCCACGTGGATCCCCACAGCCGGCAACGACTCCGACCACTGTTCATGGCGCGGCGTACTCTGCGACTTGGCCTCGCCGCCGCGCGTAGTAGCCATCAACCTCACCGGAAACGGCCGGAGCAGCCGAAGCTTCTGCTCCGATTTCGCTCAATTCCCTCTATACGGCTTCGGAATCAGGCGGAGCTGCAACGGCAGCGGCGGCTCCCTCTTCGGAAAGCTCCCGCCGGTTATCGGCGAGCTTTCCGAGCTCAGGATCCTCTCTCTCCCCTTCAACGGCATTGACGGCGAGATTCCCGGCGAAATTTGGGGGTTGCGGAACTTGGAGGTGCTTGATCTAGAAGGGAACTTGGTGACCGGTCACCTACCGTTACGGTTCGAAGGTTTGAAGAAGCTGAGGGTTCTGAATTTAGGGTTCAACAGAATCATTGGAGAGATACCGAGCTCAATTGTATCACTCGATAGCTTGGAGGTTCTGAATTTGGCTGCTAATGGTTTGAATGGTTCTGTTCCTGGTTTCTTAGGGAGGCTTAGAGGGGCGTATCTGTCATTTAACGAGCTCGTCGGCGTTATCCCGGAGGAGATAGGGGATAATTGTGGGAGCCTTGAGCATCTGGATTTGTCAGGGAACTTCTTGGTCCAGGGCATTCCGGTAAATTTAGGTAACTGTACCGGGTTGAAGACTCTGCTTCTGTATTCGAATCTTTTGGTAGATGCCATTCCCAGTGAAATCGGAAAGCTTAAGAGCCTTCAAGTGTTGGATGTTTCGAGGAACACGCTCAGTGGTCCGGTGCCACGCGAGCTAGGGAACTGCTCGGAGTTGTCTGTCCTTGTGCTCTCAAACCTCTTTGATCCCACCGGAGGTGCGGTGAGGGATTCCTGGGATGATTCTTCAGCAGGGCAGCCAGTTTCTGTGAACGACGAATTCAATTATTTTGAAGGTGCATTGCCTGCGGAGGTTGCACTGCTTCCAAAACTGAGATTGTTGTGGGCTCCCATGGTTAACCTGGAAAATGATTTTCCAAGAAATTGGGGCAGTTGTGACAGGTTGGAGGTGGTTAATTTGGCTCAGAATTACTTCACCGGGGAGTTCCCCAACCAGCTTATGTCCTGCAAGAAGCTGCATTTCCTTGATTTGAGCTCAAATAACTTCACTGGTGAGCTTTCTGCTGAACTTGGTGTTCCTTGTATGACTGTCTTTGATGTTAGTGGGAACATTTTGTCCGGTCCGATACCCGAGTTTGTTGGTGATATCTGTCCCCCTGTTCCTTCATATAATGGGAATCTCTTTGAATATGATGACTTGTCCCTGCCATATGCATTGTTTTTTATGTCAAATGTTAGGGATAGAACTTCCATTTTGCCATCATTAGGAGGATTTGGTCTATCTGTGTTCCATAATTTTGGGGTAAACAACTTAAGTGGCATTCGTTCTCTGCCAATAGCAACTGACCGGCTAGGGAAAGAAACTGTGTACACATTTAATGTTGGAGAAAACAAGATTTCCGGGCCGTTACCATCGAATCTGTTTGATAAATGTGACGGTGTAGATTCGCTGCTATTAAATGTCAGTTATAATAACTTGTCTGGTAAGATTCCTTCCAATGTTGGCGCGATATGCAAATCACTGAAATTTTTGGACGCATCCGGAAATCATATTTCGGGAGCAATTCCTGCCGGTTTTGGGGACGTGGTTTCTCTTGTTGCTCTTAACTTAAGTCGGAATCAATTACAAGGTCAAATTCCTTCCAGCCTTGGTCAATTGAAGGATCTAAGGTTTCTCTCTTTGGCACGCAATAATTTAAGTGGCTCGATTCCTTCAATCTTGGGGCAGTTGCACTACTTAGAAGTCTTGGACCTCTCTTCCAACTCGCTTACTGGTGAGATCCCTGAGGCTATTGTGAACATGAGAAACCTAACTGATGTGCTCCTCAACAACAACAAGCTTTCTGGCCACATACCTCCTGGTTTGGCTAGCCTCCGTACGCTCTCTGCATTTAATGTGTCTTTCAATAACTTATCTGGGTCCTTGCCATCACATAGCAGCTTAATTAAATGCAGCAGTGCTGTGGGGAATCCTCTTATACGTTCTTGTCGTGGATTTTCTCTCTCTGTGCAATCACCAGATCAACAAGGGCAAGCAACAGATAATTCTGAGAGTGCTGCACCAGAACAGGCTTCTAGCAGTAAGAGTGGGTTCAactccattgaaatagcatccATAACTTCTGCATCAGCTATTGTTTCTGTTCTTGTAGCGCTAGTGATTCTGTTCCTTTACACAAGGAAGTGGAAACCAATGTCCAGGGTTGCTGGGTCCACAAGAAAAGAGGTCATTGTCTTCACTGATATCGGGGTTCCATTGACATATGAAGATGTTGTCCGTGCCACTGGGAATTTCAATACAAGCAACTGTATTGGGAATGGAGGGTTTGGGACAACCTACAAGGCAGAGATATCACCAGGGACTTTGGTGGCAGTCAAACGCCTGGCAATTGGACGCTTTCAAGGTGCTCAACAATTCCATGCAGAGATTAAGACCCTTGCAAGGCTTCATCATCCAAATCTTGTCACACTCATCGGTTATCATGCTTGTGAGACAGAGATGTTTCTCATATACAACTATTTGCCAGGTGGCAATCTGGAAAAATTTATCCAGGAGAGGTCAACAAGAGCTGTGGATTGGAGAATTCTTCACAAGATTGCATTAGACATAGCCCGTGCACTTGCCTACCTGCATGATCAGTGTGTACCTCGAGTTCTCCATCGAGATGTCAAGCCCAGCAACATCTTGTTGGATGATGATTTCAATGCGTATCTGTCCGACTTTGGATTGGCCAGGCTTCTGGGTACTTCAGAGACCCATGCTACCACTGGTGTAGCAGGAACATTTGGTTATGTGGCTCCTGAATATGCCATGACATGCCGTGTTTCTGATAAGGCTGATGTGTATAGTTATGGTGTTGTGCTTCTAGAGCTGCTCTCAGACAAGAAAGCATTGGATCCTTCATTCTCCTCTTACGGGAATGGCTTCAACATAGTAGCATGGGCATGCATGTTACTGAGGCAAGGCAGGGCTAAGGAGTTCTTCACTGCCGGGTTGTGGGATGCAGGACCAGGAGATGATTTGGTAGAAGTCCTACACTTGGCAGTTGTGTGCACGGTGGACTCGCTCTCTACCAGACCGACGATGAAACAAGTTGTGAGACGGCTTAAACAACTTCAGCCCCCATCATGCTAG